The DNA window CACATGGTCTGATTTGCTCTTAGCTGTTTACCAGGGTGTATGGCCAGTGCCTTCCCAGCCCTCCCCGGGCGCCACCCCGTCCGGCCCCGGGCCAGGACCAGGGCGCCAGGGTGGTAGCAGATTGTGGGAAGCGGACGGAGGCACAGTTGTGTGTCCCTGCAGAAGGATGCCCTCCCTGGCAGAGGAGGCGGGTCTCCTCACAGCAGAGAGGAGAATCGGGGAGCTAGTGCCTGGCTGtgcacagacacagagagaacgGTGTTAGTTGAAACACAACAAAACCCGCTCCCACAGTTCCTTTATTTActtgcttgtttattttaaacaatgaTGGTCTCAACGCCCAGATCCGCTAGGTCGCCTGCATAGCAGGATCCTCTTCCAGACCTTGTGACTTTAAAAACTGCTGAGCAGGAATCTTGGTGCCCTCCTTGGCACATCAGGGAGAGCAGGGCCACAGCCCCCGCCCCACCCGGGACCGGTGGCCCGTGGGGAACATTGGAATCAGGGCGGTTAATTTTCAAAGCGAGAGATGTCACCTCATGGCCCTGCCTTGGCTGACCCACGGTGACTCAGAGAGCCAGGCCTCCTGCCCATTTTAAAACCTGTGAACTAGCAAAGCTTAAAAACCAGCTGCAGGAGACTGacccttctcccttttttttgtctttttgtcttggGGGGCCTGACCCTCCACCCGTCTGGCTCTTCCGTCTCTGAAGAAAGAGAATCCAGCGCGGTAAGTGTCAGCACGCTGGAATctgggctgtgggggggggggtggtaatgcgggaggaggaggggaccACGTGGGATCCTGGTGGGGGTTGTTGTTACGAAACAGGAGTTGCACCTGTTGAGAGTGACCTTCGGTTGGGGAAGCTGTCATCTCTCCAGCCTTCCTGTCCATCATTTGGCAGATGAATAGTTTTCAGTGAGCTCTAACTCTCTTTTTTATGAGAGGTGATTAACCAGAGAGGTCAGCTGGCCAGCCCGTGGAGTTACTGGGCCCCCCACAGGCaaccccggggcggggggggggggggtcctgcatcctgggctgggctgcttccctcctcccaggttggctgcccccccccccccccccccccaccacctgaTCCTGTATTCTCCTTGCTTCCACCGAACGCCTGAGGTTTCTCCTTGTTCTGGGCTTTAACTCGGTTTAAGAAAGTGCTAGCCAGCAGGCATCAGGGCCAGGCTGTCTGCGTGTCTGCCAGCTCTGAGATTTGCTGTAAATCTTTCTGAtcacactgaggctcagaggttcTGTTTCAAGTGAATAAGCCTTCTGAATAAGCGCGGTGGAGTCTggataaaaaaaatcctgcagcGATTAGCAAAGCTATTTTATTCCTCATTGCTGTCCTTGTATCTGGGGCCATCTAATCTGTTAGGATGGCTTTGGTTATTACCTCGTGTTAAGTAGGACTTGGAAGGTCAGGCAGTTAACTAACCATCTAGACGGCAGCTTCCTCGGGCAGCCCCTCCATTCCGACCCCCTTCCCTCCCGGCCCTCCACCCGGCTGACTTTATAAACCATCCAATTAGCCACGGTGCTCTCGGCCCCCCGCGACTGGCCCGTGTGCTCTGGGTCCACATTTGGGCCCAGTGACGGCTGGCTACCACAGAAAGGAACAACTAAAGCTGAAAATCCGTCTCGATTGCTTTAGTGTTGATCCTCCAAAAGGTGGCCATTTTTGCAGAGGTGGTCTGTCTAGATAGGACTGGACCCCTCAGGGCTCGGGACTGGTCCTGGCTTCACGCAACACCGGGGAGCTCTCTTGGCCTCTCCGGGCGCCAGTTTCTATACCTGTGACACGGGCATATTCCCACCCAGCCAGCCTCTCAGCCTGGTTAGGAAGCCCCCTCGGCACAGAACGTGGCATCAAGGAGATGACCCGGTTAACAAGGCACCTGCCGCGGAGTGAACCGAGGGTTTGAAGCCCGAcgccctctgtcctcctccccattGCTGTTTGCATTTGGCTTTGTGCCCCCATCTGTGAAAGCTTTCTGCCCAAAGAAGCTCCCCGGGGGGACCCCCAAGAGCTGAGCTCTTCACCCTGCAGCACCCACACGCATGCACGGCAGACTCCGAGCAGAGGGGGCACGCTCCAGCCCCGGAGGAGTCCGGTGGGAACGAATCGAGACGCCATCCGGCCCGGGGCCCGGGCGCCCGGCTCAGGGCGAGCGAGGCCGTAGGGCCGTGTGCCTGTGGCCGTGGCGTCGGAGGAAGTGTGCGGCCCCTCGCGGACCAGGTTGTCAACAGATGAGGCCCCCGCAGGAAGGACAGGGCCGCGGccgggtgggagggggcgggctGGACGGGCTGGAAGCCGTCCCAGAGGGCTTAGTCTGGAGTCCAATTAGAGGTAGCTTCATTCATATTTCCTTGCCTCGCCGaagcaataaaaaatacttaGTTTTTTGGCCGCCTGCCAGCCAGAGGCGGGCTGGATCGATGCCGCTAAATGCCTGACATGACTCTCTCCGGTAGCAGCGAGGGTTTTCAGCCTGACTGCATGAGAAGAAAGAGCTCGCTGTTCTCCGAGCCACGTACTGGGTCGCAAGGAGAAACACGAGCCGCCGCACGCCCCCCTCGGCTCCGCTCCCCGCCCGCCccgagagaggagaggggctggaagcGATTCTGCTTAGCACGGGGTGGCCGCCGTcggaggaaatgaaatgaaatggcgGTGATTTTCCTGCCGGCGCTCGCAGCGGCTAATTGAATTGCGGCCGTGTGCGCCTCGCCGCCGCTCCTGCACGGCTGTGGGGAAGGCTGAGCTGCAGTCCCATTATAACCTCCATTTTTTCTTCCAAGGCTTGATAACTCTGCCATTTTAATTTGCTTCGggcagaaacttggcagggaaGGGCTGCCCAGAAACCGGcttaggaaaaggaaattaacttCTGTGGCTGGTCCCCACGCCgtgccccgcgccccccgccccccccgccaccaccaccccccccaacccaaaCGCCAGCACTGGCCTCCAGGAAAGTGGGGAGACGTGAGGTAGAGGCTCACCCCGGCCTCCGCCTTGGGTTACCCTTCCCTGCCGAGCGGGGGTCCCTCCGTGGCCCTGCGTGGCCCTGTGTGGCCTGCACGTCTGTGATGCGTGGGGCTGTGGATGGGCCAGCCTGTAGCTGGACTGAGTCTTGCTCCTTCCTCCAAGCCCCAGGCCTGATCCAGGGTGGGTGCTCAGAAAAGCATGGGTGAGTGGTGAGTGAAGGAGGGTCCCTCGGAAAGGAGTGAACTCGGCAGCCCCCTCGAGGGACACTGAATCTGTCCCGGCCCCCCGGAGGGCAAGGGCACAGGTTTGCTGGCCGGTACCCCTGCTGGTtagctcctccctccctgcttcccagccTGGTGCTGACAGCCACAGAACCGGTTACACTCGTGGCCACAGGCAGCATCCCaagcccgcccgcccgccctcgGGATCCCTTCCTCTATGGGACGCCCTCCCGTCCCTGGGACAGCTCCGTTCCCAGGCCTGTCTGCCTGTGCTGTTCCCGCTTTGCCGATTGGCCCTCTTCCCAGGCCTGGAATTTCAAGCTATAGCTGTGCTTTCTCACCTTGGAGTTTGAAGGGAGAACTCATCAGGCCCTTCCAAGCTTGAGAAACCTCGGTTTCCTTTATGTTGCCTCCAGTGGGGGACCTCGGGCACGTTTCCCAACCCCTTGGGGCCCCTGCATTCCCACCGTTACAGAAAGGATGATTCCACCTGCCCTCCTACCTTTTCCCACCTTTCAGAGGGAAAGGCTTCCCGATGTtgcaatttttgtttctttaaaacactGCTCTTCCTCAGAAGTTGCTGGAGGCCCTGCAGTGGAGGAGTAGGGTGTTCACACAAAATGCCAGGTTGCCCACGTACCCTTAGAAGGCCTGTCACCAGCCCAACGTTCTCCTTCCGGGTCAGTCTCCCCATTCCAGTGGGGTTCAGCTGATGACGTATTGCACACAGCCCCTGTGTGTCGGCTGAGACCCGTCTTTCCAGACTCAGTGCAGACTTGGCTTATCCCTTCTTTGAGCAAATGTACGTGGCCGGCCCAGGATGGGTGTGGACGGAGAGAGGTGTGATCCGGCCCTCATGGAACACACAGTCTCGAAGGCCAGAACGCAGACAGCTCCGTACGAGCCTGTTTACTTACTAGCAGTGTCACGGCTCCAAAAGGGAATTGTGCTCCCTGGGCCTCTCCCGGGGGGGACCCAGTCTGGAGAGCTGGGAGGCTTCCCTGGCAAGGCCCCGATGGAACAGAGCTGACCTCGAGGGCCTGGCCATTGGTGCAGGACATTGCTCTCTTGAACCACCTGCCCTTAGCTAATGTCTTGGTGTGCACGAAACGTTCACGCTGAATCTCCTCGTTCCCAGAATAACTCGGTGTCGCCCTCGGAAAGCCTCCGGGCCAGTGAGAAGCACCGGGGCTCCGCAGACTACAGCATGGAATCCAAGAAGCggaaagcagaggagaaggaCAGTCTGAGCCGATACGTACGTCTAAGGGCCTAGTGGGCACCACTGGGTCTGTGCTGGGAGGTGGGGTGTGGGAGAACACACAGGCCTGACTTGTGGGTGACTCAGAGGCACAGGTGGGGACAGGCTGGGTTgtctggtgtatgtgtgtggggggtggagaccatacacacacacagacacacacacacacacagacacacacacacacaaaacagcagAAATGATACAATGAGCCTAGCATACTTCCTTGTCTGCAATGGTGGGTATAAAGCCGGCTGCAAGGAGCTGTGTGGCTCCAGAGAGACAAGTTGGAGGGGGGCTCAGAAATACCATAACAGGTATTGGCAGGTATCGGTCAGGCTGCCAGTGGGCACGGAGCAGAGTGACCCggagcagggctggggggctgggctgggagacaagagcatgggctttggggtTTGGCCCAGGTTCTGATTCCGGATGGTGGAAGCCGGTGGTGGTTCACACCCCAACTGGGGTGTGGCGGGGGTGGCCTCCTTACTGGCTTGTCTCTTGCTTGCAGGACAGTGACGGGGACAAGAGTGATGATCTGGTGGTGGATGTTTCCAATGAGGTGAGCACAGGCCCAGGTGGCAGCGTGCTCGGCTTGGGGTGGTTTGAGGTTGCCCTTTGCCTGCCTAGGAGCTGCTGTGTCTGACCTGCTGCACAGACATTACTGACATGCCCCGAGCAGGGCACCGAGGCCTCCGGGGCTGGGGCACCAGGCTggtcaggaggaggaggacagggctTTGCTGCCGGGTGGCTGGGTTTCCTTAGGATGGGAACCTCGGTTGGACAGTGCAGGTGTGCCCCAAGGGTCCCAGGGGAGGGCCAGGTCCTCGAGGTCAGATCTGTTATCCCCACCACCCTTGGGATCTCGAGAGTAGGGGATCGTGAGCCCCTCGGGATCAGTTTTGGCAGGGGACGAGGACTGGAGCGATGTACCCGAGGCCAGGAGACCCCACCGCCCAAATATGAGTCCTGAACTTGTGTTCGATCTTGGGCCggtcaccaccccccacccccgcgcagGCCCCTGTCTCCCCATCTGTGAGATGAAGGGGTGAGACCAGATCGTTAAGAACGAGTCGCCCCACTTTGAGGCCCCCAGTCTCTTCCAGCCAAGCTCCTCTCCCCAACAGCTGGTGCACTCCCTTCCCATTCCCAGAGCAGGGAGGACTCCAGGCTGCTTGTTGATTTCCATGCATCTCTGTGCTTGTGCTTTTAGGACCCAGCGACGCCGCGGGTCAGCCCGGCACACTCCCCTCCTGAGAATGGGCTGGACAAGGCCCGAGGCCTGAAGAAGGATGCCCCCACCAGCCCCGCCTCAGTGGCCTCGTCCAGCAGCACACCCTCCTCCAAGACCAAAGACCTTGGTCATGTATGTGGGGCCTGCCACTGGCACCCCAGAagcagggggctggggcaggtggggtgggggcaaaaGGCTCTGGAAAAGAGGCCGGAGCGGTGATTActggagggcagaggggtggAGTACGAAGACCATGGATTGGGGTTTGGCCCCGGTGCCAGTCCTGGCTTTACCACTTACCGGCTGGGCCTCGGGCTGCCAGTTAATGTTTCTGAGCCTTGGTTGCCCCGTCTATACGATGGGAGCAGTCAGTCACCCCAAGTCCTTGCTGCACAAGGTGGGGCAAGAATTGAGGGGCTGTTGGGCAGCTGGGTGTCGTGGCCAGCTCCAAGGGCCCGGCTCTGGGGAGAAAGGAATCTTCGTGTCTTCCCTATTCAGAATGACAAATCCTCTACCCCTGGGCTCAAGTCCAACACGCCTACTCCGAGGAACGATGCCCCGACTCCAGGAACCAGCACCACCCCAGGGCTCCGGTCGATGCCGGGCAAACCTCCAGGCATGGACCCGATAGGTATAATGGGTAGGCACGATGAGGCTGGGTCGACTGTGTTTGAGGGGAGGGGTGTGCCCTGGGGCGGGACTGGAGCCAGAGCACCAGGGAGCGTGTGGGAGTTGGGGGTCTCCCGGGGCCTCCAGGGGGACTTCGCGGTCAGGTCAGAGGAGGTCAGGTCAGAGGAGGACACGGATGCCGGCTGCATCCACACTGACGGCAGGGCTTACTGGGAGGGCTCCTGTTGGAGGGCACGTGGGAGGAGCTTCAGACAGGTCGGGTTACCTGTGGCCCGTCCCCACCTCTGTCATTAGTTCTGTGAGACTCTCAACAAacttccttctctgggcctcttgaGTCCTGCCTTATAAAAAGAGGTGGGCACATCTCTCAGCTTGAACCTTCTTGGGCCGTGAAGACCAGGATCCCAGTTAGGTGGGGGTTCAGTCCCCGAGAATTGCCTGGAGCCGGCAGCTTTCCAATGCAGGAAATGCAGGAAGCAAGGCGGCCTGGTGGCCTGAACTTTGTCCTGGAGGGGGCGAGGGGGGACCCCCTCCCCCTGAGGGTCTCCCCCAGCTGACTTCCTCCTCCTTGCAGCCTCAGCCCTGCGCACTCCAATCTCCATCACCAGCTCCTACGCGGCGCCCTTTGCCATGATGAGCCACCACGAGATGAACGGCTCGCTCACCAGCCCCAGCGCCTACGCCGGCCTCCACAACATCCCACCCCAGATGAGTGCCGCcgcggccgcggccgccgccgcctaTGGCCGATCGCCAATGGTGAGCTTTGGAGCTGTACGTAGACCTTTTGGCTCCTTTTGGGGGGTGGAAGTGGGCCAGGAGTGGGGAGCTGGTGGGGTTGTTTcttagaaagagaaaggaacataCGCTTTGGGGTCAGCAGACATGGTTCCCACCTCCTTTTGCCCATTAGTCATCACGTGATCTTGTGCAGCTCAGCCTCCGAGGGCCGTCTTTTTCCATCTGGGAAGTGGGGCGAGTAGGTCTTTTTCTGGGCCCTGGAGGGATGGGAATCCCCCAAGGAGGCCAGTGGCTTCCGCGTGGCATGGGTTTGGTAAATGAGGCTGTTTGCTGTACCGAGGATAGGTTCAGATTGGGGCCAGCAGAGAGGGGTGCTTTTTCAGGGGACAGTGTGTCTCTGGGATGGCCTCCTGTCCTCATGACGGGCCCGTCGGACGCCAGGGGAGGGAATGGAGTGGGACTGTGCCTCGTGGAGCCGggagagcggggcgggggggggggggggggttgtccaGAACACTGGCTCGGGGTTGGTGGGCCTGGACTGTCACCCTGTCCCTGCCACTGTCCTGGACAAGACACTTGGCCCTGCTGGGCCTGTGTTTCCTCTGAAAGAGCAGGCTCTGCGTGGCTGGCTTCCGGGTCGGGAAGGGGCGGTGCTGTGTGGGCAGGACGTCAGAAGTGGTGAAGGAAGAGGCCAGGGGGATGGGTGGCGGCGCCCCTCACTAAGAGCTGGCCTCGTCTTGCCTTTCAGGTTGGCTTTGACCCTCACCCTCCCATGCGGGCCACGGGCCTGCCCTCAAGCCTGGCCTCCATTCCTGGTGGAAAACCGTACGCTCTGGCTATGTGTGTCGCATGCTTCTTGGGGAAAGCACGCCGTCCCCCGCCCATATCCCCTGCCCTGGCAGACGTCCCCTTGGGAAGGGTCTCCCCTCTAGAGGCACTCATAGACCAGGTTGCAGCCCGGGAGACGGCTCCTGCTCAGCCCTGGGGCTCCCGCTGCATGGGGAGCACTTGAGCCCAGGGGGCCTCCATAACCAAATGAGGGGAGCTGCACCAGCAGGGGGGCAGACCtattccccccccgcccccgccccgttACCCCGGGGCTTCTAAAGGAGGAGGTAACATCCAAGCTGGTAAATGGTAGGAGAGGGCATTCTGAGCCACAGggagggccggggtggggggctggggtgctGGTGACCTGGCTTGGAGCTGAGGGTATGTGACCAGGAGCGGAAGCCAAGGTTGGGATACTGAGTAAATCCCCTACCCTGGTAGAGCCAAAGCAAGGAGGTTGGGGGGTGTTACTGGGTTCCCTGAGAGCTGGGGAGCGTGTGCGGGCTGGTGCCGTCCGGCCCGGGCAGGACtcgggggaacagagagaggatggggaggggggggttgacAGAAGGGCCGTGTCTTCCTTTCAGAGCCTACTCGTTCCACGTGAGCGCCGATGGGCAGATGCagcctgtgcccttcccccacgaCGCCCTGGCGGGCCCCGGCATCCCACGGCACGCCCGGCAGATCAACACGCTGAGCCACGGGGAGGTGGTGTGTGCCGTGACCATCAGCAACCCCACGCGGCACGTCTACACAGGCGGCAAGGGCTGCGTGAAGATCTGGGACATCAGCCAGCCGGGCAGCAAGAGCCCCATCTCCCAGCTGGACTGCCTGGTGAGGACCCTGGGCCGTAGGCCTCTCCGCCAGCGGGCGGAAGGGCAGCCTGGCGCAGCCCTCTACCGGCCGGGCCACCGAGCGAGCTGGCTGATGTCCCCGAGCCCCGGTTTTAACGTCCGACGTGCCGATGATCCCGGGCTTCCTGGGGTTCGTGAGGAGGTGCATGAAAGATGGAAGGGTGGTGAACGAGTGAGGGCGGGACGTGAGCAGGGGTGGCGAAGGGCGCTCAGCGTCGCTGAACGGGACCCCTCTGGTCCCTGGCGAGGGGAGGCGGACGGAGCTCGACActgtcccttctctgcccagAACAGGGACAACTACATCCGCTCCTGTAAGCTGCTTCCCGACGGGCGCACGCTCATCGTGGGCGGGGAGGCCAGCACGCTCACCATCTGGGACCTGGCCTCGCCCACACCCCGCATCAAGGCCGAGCTGACCTCCTCGGCTCCCGCCTGCTACGCCCTGGCCATCAGCCCCGATGCCAAAGTCTGCTTCTCCTGCTGCAGCGACGGGAACATTGCCGTGTGGGACCTGCACAACCAGACCCTGGTCAGGTGAGGCCGCGGGACGGACCAGGGGAGCCTCGTCCTCGGGAAGCTCTGCGCCGGTCGTAACCGGGCTCGTCGGAGGTGCTATGAGGCTCCGTGGGGTGGCCACGGCAGAGCGGGTGAGGGGACAGCCTTGTGCCAGAGGATAGaggatcccccccaccccccacagaagGCTCCAGGGAGCGGGGAGCTGGAGCAGGTCAGGGAACGGGGGATTCAGAGCGGCAGAGGTGAGCAGAGGGCGAGAACTAAGGAAGGAGGAGGCCTCAGGACCAGAAGGTCAGAGCAGTGTCACTTGGTGGTTCTTATGGGGCCTCGGGAGCCGCTGCCGGGTATGAATCCTGCCCCCGCTATGACCTTGTGCAAGCCACTCaacccctgtgcctcagtttcccctgtgtGAAGCGGGCATGGTGAAGCCCGTCCTCGGAGATAAGTGCAGTGCAGGACTGGGTGTGTCTGTTGGGCCTGAGAGCTTGCAGCTTGTTGATGGCCTCAGCCCCATAGCtcaggcagggggaggaggatgtGGATAAAGAACGCAGCAGgagcctctccccctgcccccccccccccccccgccattatGCACCTGTCTCCAGGACCCACCTGTAGGGGAGACTCTTGGGTAGGCGGAAGCCCAGCCCGGCGGCTCAGCGAAGGACCATGCGTGCGTGGTAGAcccccttctgggcctcagtttccccttctgcacAGACAGAGCCGGCCCGCCTCCTCGGATAGCTGCCCGCTCGGCACTCAGTGGCTCTCCCCTTCTCCCCGCTTGGCTTTCATAGGCAGTTCCAGGGCCACACGGACGGGGCCAGCTGCATAGACATCTCCCACGATGGCACCAAGCTGTGGACCGGAGGCCTGGACAACACTGTGCGCTCCTGGGACCTCCGGGAGGGCCGCCAGCTGCAGCAGCACGACTTCACCTCCCAGGTGTGTGCTCTCCTCCCCTCGCCCAGGACAGCGCGCTCCCTTCCCTCCCGGGCTCCGAATGGCTGGGTCAGGGGACCAGGGAGCCCTCACAGGCAACCGTTGCAAATGGACCTGAGACCAACCTGAGCCGCcttggaaggcttcctggaggaagcagcAATAAAATAGAATCGACAGAGCCTCGGAGTTGGATGTCCTTGACCCAGCTGCTCAGATCTGGTTCTCACTTGAGCACTTTGTTGAGCACCTTGGCCTTGGTCTTATCCTTTAAGGGACGAGCACAGCAGTGGCAACCTCATAGGTCTGATGTGGGCAGCGAAAGTGGTCCCTCTGAAAGCCTAGCCACAGCCTGGCTCCTAGAAAATTCTCTATAAATGCCAGGTATCCTAATTTCCCATTGTTACTTGTATTACTTATTTTAGTATTTCAACCATATGTATTTactattttagtgttttatttcaatttttaaattttacttgttgatgcttgtttatttatttttttttttttgagagagagagcgcacgagcaggggaggggcagggagagggggagagagaatcgcaagctgggcgtggagccccacgtggggctcgatcctatgaccctgggatcatgacctgagccgaaatcaagagtcagacgcccaaaccgactgagccaccctgtgtATTCGCTTTTTTTCTCAAGGCAAGGCAGGAATCCCAGAGACAGAGTCACTTTGAACGTGAAATTCGGAGCTGGAATGCTGGCTGTACCACTTTGTGGAGTC is part of the Neofelis nebulosa isolate mNeoNeb1 chromosome 7, mNeoNeb1.pri, whole genome shotgun sequence genome and encodes:
- the TLE3 gene encoding transducin-like enhancer protein 3 isoform X6, whose amino-acid sequence is MYPQGRHPAPHQPGQPGFKFTVAESCDRIKDEFQFLQAQYHSLKVEYDKLANEKTEMQRHYVMYYEMSYGLNIEMHKQTEIAKRLNTILAQIMPFLSQEHQQQVAQAVERAKQVTMTELNAIIGQQQLQAQHLSHATHGPPVQLPPHPSGLQPPGIPPVTGSSSGLLALGALGGQAHLTVKDEKNHHELDHRERESSANNSVSPSESLRASEKHRGSADYSMESKKRKAEEKDSLSRYDSDGDKSDDLVVDVSNEDPATPRVSPAHSPPENGLDKARGLKKDAPTSPASVASSSSTPSSKTKDLGHNDKSSTPGLKSNTPTPRNDAPTPGTSTTPGLRSMPGKPPGMDPIASALRTPISITSSYAAPFAMMSHHEMNGSLTSPSAYAGLHNIPPQMSAAAAAAAAAYGRSPMVSFGAVGFDPHPPMRATGLPSSLASIPGGKPAYSFHVSADGQMQPVPFPHDALAGPGIPRHARQINTLSHGEVVCAVTISNPTRHVYTGGKGCVKIWDISQPGSKSPISQLDCLNRDNYIRSCKLLPDGRTLIVGGEASTLTIWDLASPTPRIKAELTSSAPACYALAISPDAKVCFSCCSDGNIAVWDLHNQTLVRQFQGHTDGASCIDISHDGTKLWTGGLDNTVRSWDLREGRQLQQHDFTSQIFSLGYCPTGEWLAVGMESSNVEVLHHTKPDKYQLHLHESCVLSLKFAYCGKWFVSTGKDNLLNAWRTPYGASIFQSKESSSVLSCDISADDKYIVTGSGDKKATVYEVIY
- the TLE3 gene encoding transducin-like enhancer protein 3 isoform X7, with protein sequence MYPQGRHPAPHQPGQPGFKFTVAESCDRIKDEFQFLQAQYHSLKVEYDKLANEKTEMQRHYVMYYEMSYGLNIEMHKQTEIAKRLNTILAQIMPFLSQEHQQQVAQAVERAKQVTMTELNAIIGQQQLQAQHLSHATHGPPVQLPPHPSGLQPPGIPPVTGSSSGLLALGALGGQAHLTVKDEKNHHELDHRERESSANNSVSPSESLRASEKHRGSADYSMESKKRKAEEKDSLSRYDSDGDKSDDLVVDVSNEDPATPRVSPAHSPPENGLDKARGLKKDAPTSPASVASSSSTPSSKTKDLGHNDKSSTPGLKSNTPTPRNDAPTPGTSTTPGLRSMPGKPPGMDPIGIMASALRTPISITSSYAAPFAMMSHHEMNGSLTSPSAYAGLHNIPPQMSAAAAAAAAAYGRSPMVGFDPHPPMRATGLPSSLASIPGGKPAYSFHVSADGQMQPVPFPHDALAGPGIPRHARQINTLSHGEVVCAVTISNPTRHVYTGGKGCVKIWDISQPGSKSPISQLDCLNRDNYIRSCKLLPDGRTLIVGGEASTLTIWDLASPTPRIKAELTSSAPACYALAISPDAKVCFSCCSDGNIAVWDLHNQTLVRQFQGHTDGASCIDISHDGTKLWTGGLDNTVRSWDLREGRQLQQHDFTSQIFSLGYCPTGEWLAVGMESSNVEVLHHTKPDKYQLHLHESCVLSLKFAYCGKWFVSTGKDNLLNAWRTPYGASIFQSKESSSVLSCDISADDKYIVTGSGDKKATVYEVIY
- the TLE3 gene encoding transducin-like enhancer protein 3 isoform X4, producing the protein MYPQGRHPAPHQPGQPGFKFTVAESCDRIKDEFQFLQAQYHSLKVEYDKLANEKTEMQRHYVMYYEMSYGLNIEMHKQTEIAKRLNTILAQIMPFLSQEHQQQVAQAVERAKQVTMTELNAIIGVRGLPNLPLTQQQLQAQHLSHATHGPPVQLPPHPSGLQPPGIPPVTGSSSGLLALGALGGQAHLTVKDEKNHHELDHRERESSANNSVSPSESLRASEKHRGSADYSMESKKRKAEEKDSLSRYDSDGDKSDDLVVDVSNEDPATPRVSPAHSPPENGLDKARGLKKDAPTSPASVASSSSTPSSKTKDLGHNDKSSTPGLKSNTPTPRNDAPTPGTSTTPGLRSMPGKPPGMDPIASALRTPISITSSYAAPFAMMSHHEMNGSLTSPSAYAGLHNIPPQMSAAAAAAAAAYGRSPMVGFDPHPPMRATGLPSSLASIPGGKPAYSFHVSADGQMQPVPFPHDALAGPGIPRHARQINTLSHGEVVCAVTISNPTRHVYTGGKGCVKIWDISQPGSKSPISQLDCLNRDNYIRSCKLLPDGRTLIVGGEASTLTIWDLASPTPRIKAELTSSAPACYALAISPDAKVCFSCCSDGNIAVWDLHNQTLVRQFQGHTDGASCIDISHDGTKLWTGGLDNTVRSWDLREGRQLQQHDFTSQIFSLGYCPTGEWLAVGMESSNVEVLHHTKPDKYQLHLHESCVLSLKFAYCGKWFVSTGKDNLLNAWRTPYGASIFQSKESSSVLSCDISADDKYIVTGSGDKKATVYEVIY
- the TLE3 gene encoding transducin-like enhancer protein 3 isoform X3 — encoded protein: MYPQGRHPAPHQPGQPGFKFTVAESCDRIKDEFQFLQAQYHSLKVEYDKLANEKTEMQRHYVMYYEMSYGLNIEMHKQTEIAKRLNTILAQIMPFLSQEHQQQVAQAVERAKQVTMTELNAIIGVRGLPNLPLTQQQLQAQHLSHATHGPPVQLPPHPSGLQPPGIPPVTGSSSGLLALGALGGQAHLTVKDEKNHHELDHRERESSANNSVSPSESLRASEKHRGSADYSMESKKRKAEEKDSLSRYDSDGDKSDDLVVDVSNEDPATPRVSPAHSPPENGLDKARGLKKDAPTSPASVASSSSTPSSKTKDLGHNDKSSTPGLKSNTPTPRNDAPTPGTSTTPGLRSMPGKPPGMDPIGIMASALRTPISITSSYAAPFAMMSHHEMNGSLTSPSAYAGLHNIPPQMSAAAAAAAAAYGRSPMVGFDPHPPMRATGLPSSLASIPGGKPAYSFHVSADGQMQPVPFPHDALAGPGIPRHARQINTLSHGEVVCAVTISNPTRHVYTGGKGCVKIWDISQPGSKSPISQLDCLNRDNYIRSCKLLPDGRTLIVGGEASTLTIWDLASPTPRIKAELTSSAPACYALAISPDAKVCFSCCSDGNIAVWDLHNQTLVRQFQGHTDGASCIDISHDGTKLWTGGLDNTVRSWDLREGRQLQQHDFTSQIFSLGYCPTGEWLAVGMESSNVEVLHHTKPDKYQLHLHESCVLSLKFAYCGKWFVSTGKDNLLNAWRTPYGASIFQSKESSSVLSCDISADDKYIVTGSGDKKATVYEVIY
- the TLE3 gene encoding transducin-like enhancer protein 3 isoform X8; this encodes MYPQGRHPAPHQPGQPGFKFTVAESCDRIKDEFQFLQAQYHSLKVEYDKLANEKTEMQRHYVMYYEMSYGLNIEMHKQTEIAKRLNTILAQIMPFLSQEHQQQVAQAVERAKQVTMTELNAIIGQQQLQAQHLSHATHGPPVQLPPHPSGLQPPGIPPVTGSSSGLLALGALGGQAHLTVKDEKNHHELDHRERESSANNSVSPSESLRASEKHRGSADYSMESKKRKAEEKDSLSRYDSDGDKSDDLVVDVSNEDPATPRVSPAHSPPENGLDKARGLKKDAPTSPASVASSSSTPSSKTKDLGHNDKSSTPGLKSNTPTPRNDAPTPGTSTTPGLRSMPGKPPGMDPIASALRTPISITSSYAAPFAMMSHHEMNGSLTSPSAYAGLHNIPPQMSAAAAAAAAAYGRSPMVGFDPHPPMRATGLPSSLASIPGGKPAYSFHVSADGQMQPVPFPHDALAGPGIPRHARQINTLSHGEVVCAVTISNPTRHVYTGGKGCVKIWDISQPGSKSPISQLDCLNRDNYIRSCKLLPDGRTLIVGGEASTLTIWDLASPTPRIKAELTSSAPACYALAISPDAKVCFSCCSDGNIAVWDLHNQTLVRQFQGHTDGASCIDISHDGTKLWTGGLDNTVRSWDLREGRQLQQHDFTSQIFSLGYCPTGEWLAVGMESSNVEVLHHTKPDKYQLHLHESCVLSLKFAYCGKWFVSTGKDNLLNAWRTPYGASIFQSKESSSVLSCDISADDKYIVTGSGDKKATVYEVIY